In Hyalangium minutum, the sequence AGCGGCAGCGCCTCAAGGATGCCCAGCACCCGGAGCGCGTCGTCGTCGTGACGGTGGACGACGACACCCTGAGCAACGCGCAACAGAGCCAGCACCGGGAGCTCGCCTCCTACCCTTGGCCCCGCGAGGTGATGGGCGGGATGACGCGCCGGCTGGTAGAGGAGGGCGCTTCCATCGTGTTGATCGACACGCTCTTCCCCGAGTTGAGCCCGCGCGGGTGCTTCACCCAGGATCCTCAGGCCGAAGGGGGCTCCGAAGAGGCCTCCGATGACGAGCTCTTCCGCAAGGGGCTCAGCCAGGATCCCGGCCGCTCCGTGCTCGCCTTCAGCTGGAGTGTCCCCCGGGCCAGCCCGCCCTCGTTCCAGCTGTGGCCCTACCGCGCACGCGTGGGCTCGCACCCGGGACAGGCCGACGCCCGCACCCAGGCCCAGCAGGTGCTCGCCCTGCAGCGGCCCGCCTTCCTCATTCCCTCAGGAGATCGGGTGGAGGTGTGGGCCGGCGTCGAGGATGAGCGCGAAGGCCAGGTGCTCGCCGCCAAGCTCGGCTCGCCCCCGGCCCCGGCCCTCGTCCGGGAGCGCCGCAGCGCGGATGACGCCTCGCGAATCACTCCGCTGGATCTCTTCGTCTCGCTGGCCGAGGTGGAGGTAGAGGGGCTCGATCCTTCCCTGTTGCTGAAGGTGCGCACGCTGCGCCACCCCGTGGTGCAACTGCTGGGCTCCCAGAGCCTCCTGGGCTCGGTGACGGCCTTCCCGGACGCCGATGGCGTCGTCCGGGGCATGCTCCACCTCGTCAATTACGAGCCCCGCGAGGGCGAACACCACATCCTCCCCTCGCAGCCCCTGGCCGCCGCCATGAAGCTGGCGGGCACCCGGAAGCTCCGCTACGCCGATGGCCGCCTCTCCGTGGGCGACGCCTACTCGTTCCCCATGGACGAGACGGGCTACAGCCTCACGCGCTGGGAGGCCGGAGACGCGGGCCGCACGGCGGGCGCCTCGGTGTTCCGCACCCTCCGCGCCTGGAACATCCTGCTCAACCTCTTCGATCTCCGCGAAGGCCGGCCGCCGCGCTCGGCGCATGATCTCGAGCAGCGCGCCGTCGTCCTCACGAACACCTCCACCTATGCCACCGAGTACCGCGCCACGCCCATTGGCGAGACGACGCCTCGGGGCGCCGTGCTCGCGCAGTCGCTGGAGAACATCCTTCAGTCCGAGGGCATCGTCCGGGCCCCGCCCCGGATGGACCTGTACCTGACGATGGGCATGGCCTTCTTCGGGGCCACCATCGCCTTCTTCTTCAGCCGCAGCTTCCGCTCCGGCTTCGGTGCCGTCCTCTACTTCTCCAGCGCGGTGGCCGCGCTCGTGGCCTACTACTTCGTGGCCCGCTACGTCTTCGTGGAGAAGCAGCTGTGGATCGCCGTCGCCGGTCCGCAGTTCGCCATGGTGGCCACGTTCCTCCTCACCACCGTGTACACCGTCCGCACGGAGGACGAGATCCGCGACTTCGTCAACCACGCGCTCGGCCGCTACGTGAGCCCCGAGGTGGCCCGGCTCGTCACGAGAGATCTCTCCCTGCTGGTGCACCCCGAGCGCCGGCCGATGACGATCTTCTTCTGTGACATCGCCGGCTTCACCCGGCTCTCCGAGCAGATGGAGCCGCTGCGGCTCGTCCAGTTCCTCAACGAGTACCTCACGGAGATGACGCTGGCGGTGCGTGCCTCGGGCGGCCAGGTGGACAAGTACATCGGCGACACGGTGATGGCCTTCTGGGGCGCCCCCGTGCGCACCGATCGCCATGCCCACCTGGCCTGTGACGCCTTCCTGAAGATGCACGCCCTGGTGCAGGAGCGCCAGGAGGCCTGGGTGAAGAAGTACGGCCAGCGCATCCTGTTCCGCGCTGGCATCAACAGCGGCGACGTCGTCGTGGGCGACATGGGCACCGAGCTCAAGTCCAACTACACCGTGTTCGGCGACGCCGTGGGCCTGGCCTCGTGGCTGGAGGGCTGCAACAAGTTCTACGGCACCGTGGCCCTGGTGGGGGAGGCGACCGCCCAGCTCGCTCGCGACGCCTACGTCTTCCGGGAGGTGGATCGCGTGCTGGTGAAGAACAAGCCCACGCCCATCCGTCTCCATGAGCTGCTCGGGCGCCACGGGGAGATCTCTCCGCGCATGCAGGAGCAGCTCGGCCTCTACGAGCAGGCGTTGACCGCCTATCACCAGCGCCGCTTCAACGAGGCGCTCGAATTGTTCGAGCGCTGCTCCTCGGAGTATCAGGACACCGTCGCAGCCGTGTATGCGGGCCGGTGCCGTCGCTTCCTCGTCAGCGCCCCGGCGGAGGACTGGGATGGCGTCTACGAAGTCGGGGAGAAGTGACGCCGTGGGCCGCTCTCGGCGCAGGGGTGCGTCCTGGGTGCTCGGAGGGGTGCTCGCGGGGGCTCTCTCGGCGTGCCAGGCGGGGAACACGCCTGCGCTGCTCGCCCGGGCCGAGCAGAGCCTCGAGGAAAGCCGGGGCCAGCTGAGCCGCGAGCTGGATCAGCGCAAGGGGGTGGGCCTCATGGGGGCCTCGCTCACCGGGTGCTCCCTGGAGCGCCGCAAGGCCTACGAGCTGGACGCCGAGCAGGAGGCCACCTTGGGCCAGGCCGTCGCCGCGCGTCAGCTTGCGCTGCTGGGCGTCGAGCCGCTGCCCACCACGGAGCCGGTGGCGCGTTACGTGGATCAGCTCGGGCAGTACCTCGCGCTCGTGGCCGCAGCGGTAGGCAACGCCAACGGCCCGGATCGCGCCAGCGGACCCGAGCGGGCCCTCGACAACCGCCCCTGGCCTCACGCGGGCTACCAGTTCCAGGTGCTGCCGCTGGAAGAGCCGCGGGCCTCGGGATCTCCCGGGGGCATCGTCTTCATTTCCACGGGCTTCCTGCGCGCGATGGGCAGCGAGGAGGAACTGGCTGCGGTGCTGTCCCATGAGCTGGCCCACCTGCAGCGCGGGCACGGCGTAGAAGCCATCAAGGCTGCCCTGTGTGACTACGAAGCGCGCCAGGAGTCCTCGGCCAAGCTTCAGTCCTTCAATCAGCGTCTCAAGCTGCAGCGCCAGACGGCCGCTGCAGGCTCTCGGACGGCGGAGGAGGCGGCGAACCTCTCCCGCGAGGGCTTCCCCGAGGGGCTCGAGTTGGAGGCGGACCGTATTGCCGTGCGCATTCTGCTGGCCGCGGGGTACGACGCCCGAGCCTTCACCGGGCTGCTCCAGCGTCTCAACCTGGAGGCCCCCGCCAAGCACCCCTGGCGCCGCACGCACCCGCAGCCTCGGGAGCGGGTGGCGGTGGTGGAGGAGCGGCTGAAGGCGCTCGGGCCTTCGCAGGCCTGGCCCACACCCGAGACGGTGGCTTCACGAACCCAGCGCTTCCACGAGGCCATGAGCGTACTGCCCACCCCGGTGGCAGGACCGCAATCCCTCCTCCCGCCCCCGTAGGCGCGAGCGGTCTACGGATCCTCGTCCGGGTTGCCGAAGAGCTCGCGGATGGGCTTGTCCTCGGCAATGTGCTCGGTCACCACCCGGCGCATCTTCTCGGGCGTCATCCGCGAGTAATAAACCTCCCCAGGCCAGCCCATGAGCTGGAAGTCCTCGGGAGAGAGCGGATCCCGCTTGCGCCCGGTGTCCTCGCGGATCACCACGTTGGGGCCCATGTGGCAGAAGCCGTAGCAGCCGCCCCGGTACGCCTCGCAGCGCGGAACGAGGGCTCGCTGGGCGAGTTCCTCCTTGGCCGCGGCGAACACGGCATCGGACCCGTTGCCCTTGCAGTCCATGCCTTTGCACACGGAGAGGCGGTAGCGCTTCATCGGGTTCACCCTACGGGAGTTGCCAGAGACGGGGAAGAGGCGGCCAGGCGAGCGGCCCCCTGAAACGGCACCGGCCCGCGTCCGCTTCCTCGGCAGAGGGAGCAGGGCGGGCCGGAGCACCCAGCGCGTGGGGTTACTTGTGCTTCGGAGCCGTGCCCGCGTGCAGCTGCTTGGGCTCGTGGCCCTTGCCCACGGCGTGCGGCGTCTTGAGCTGCACCAGGCCCTCGCCAATGCGCGTGTGGGCCTCCTTGTGCACGTGGTGCGGCTCCTCGGAGCCCTCGCGCTTGTTCCACGGATCCGACGGGTGCGACACCGCCGGGCCCTTCAGCAGCTTGGGGATGTCGTACACGAAGCCCTGGCGGTTGTACTCGGGCTTGGTGTGCTCGTAGGTGTCCATGCGGATGGCGTCCTTGGGGCACGCCTCCACGCACAGGCCGCAGACGATGCAGCGCAGCTCGTCGATGACGAACTGAGTGGGGTACTTCTCGATGACGCGAGACTCACCCTCCTTGTCCGCGTGCTCGTACTCACCCGCCTCGATGTAGATGCACTGCGCCGGGCAGATGGTGGCGCACATGTAGCAAGCCACGCAGCGCGGCTTGCCATCATCCCGAGGAACCAGGCGGTGCAGCCCGCGGTAGCCGGGAGGGTAGGGGATCTTCTCTTCCGGGTACTCGACGGTGGTGATGAGGCTGGTGCCCTTGCGGTCCACCACCGAGGTGTTCGTGTCGCGCGTTCCGAAGAGGTTCCGGAAGAAGTGGCGCGCGGTGATGCCCAGCCCCTTGAGGAGCTCCGGGAGATAGGCCCGCTCGCGGACATCCGTGCGGGGATCTTGGGTCGCCTTGTAGCCCATGACAGTCCTTGTCTTTCCTCGGAAGCCTAATGCGTGGAGGCCGTGTGTGCACCTGCGTGGGCCGGGGCGTGCCCGCCCAGCGTCGCCGAGGCGTGGCCCGCCGCCGGCAGCGCGTGGCCGTGAGCCGCACCCGGCAGCCCGTGCGCGTCATGTCCACCGCCGTGGCCCAGGGCGCCGTGGCCCCCGCCGTGGCCGGGCTCACCCTTGACCATCTCCTTGCTGGAGAGCGTCAGGGCCACCAGCACGCCAATCTGGAAGAGCCCGAACAGCGCCAGGTAGCGCAGCGAGGGATCCCACAGCACCAGCGCGCCGCTGATGAACACGTTGGCCAGGCCCACGGGCAGCAGCATCTTCCAGCCCAGCGTCTGGATCTGATCGTAGCGGAAGCGGGGGAACGTCCAGCGGATGAGCAGCTGCAGGAAGCACAGCAGCAGCACCTTGATCCAGAAGATCGTCCCCATCAGCGTGGCGTACACCAGCGGGTAGTCCCGCAGGTGGCTGGCCACCCACTCGCCGCCGAAGGGCAGGTGGTAGCCGCCAAAGAAGAGCGCCGCGACGACGCCCGACAGCACCACCACCTCGACGAACTCGGAGATCATGAACAGGCCGAACTGCATGCCCGAGTACTCCACGAAGTAGCCGATGATCTCGGACTCACCTTCCGGCACGTCGAACGGGGCGCGCTTCGTCTCGGCGAAGGCCGCCGCGAAGAAGCCGATGAAGCCAATGGGCTGCAGGATGATGCCCCACGTCGGCAGGCCGAAGTCGAAGCCCTCGCCCGCGGCGCCGCCCGTCCACTGCCACAGGTAGCGCGCCTGGCCGGAGGCCTCGCTGCCCGTCTCCGCCGCCAGCGCGCCGACGATGGACGGCAGCTGCACGGAGGAGAACGCCAGCATGAGGCCCACCAGCGACAGGCCCAGCGCCACCTCGTAGGAGATCATCTGCGAGGAGGCGCGCACGCCGCCCAGCAGGGCGAACTTGTTGTTGGAGGCCCAGCCGGCCAGCGCCGTGCCGTACACCGCCAGCGAGGCGATGGCGAACAGGTAGAGCAGGCCGAAGTCCGGGGTGGCCACCACCATGTCCACGTTGTGGCCGAACACCTGCACCGAGGGGCCCGCGGGGACGATGGCGAACAGGGCGAACACCGGCCCGAACGCCAGCAGAGGCCCCAGGTTGAACAGGAACTTGTTCGCGTTCTCCGGCCGGAAGGCCTCCTTGGTCAGCATCTTCAAGGAGTCCGCCGCCACGAAGGGCAGGCCCGCCAGCGAGCGGTTCTTCAGGCCCGGCAGGGCGATGCGCGCGCGGTTCGGGCCGATGCGGTCCTGCATCAGCGCGCTCCACTTGCGCTCGGCCAGCGTGAGCAGCGTGGCGATGACCATCACGAACAGGAGCATCAGGAAGATGATGTTCGTGAGCCGGCTGGCGCCGGTGAACAGGTACTGCTCCGCCAGGCCACCCACCACGTAGGTGCCGAGCACCACGGCGGCGAGCAGGCCGATGATGAAGCCGATGGCGAAGAGGACAGTGAGAATGCGAGCCATTTAGATCCCTCTCACGCGGGGCGTGCCGAACTCGCGGTAGCCCGGGGGACGGCCGTCGGCGCCAGTGGGAATCGGGTTGATGCCCGGCTTCTCACGGTCCGGCGGGGAAGACTGCTCCCAGTTGAATGAAGCGAACTCGGCCACCTTCGAGGCCAGCTCGCGGAACACGTCGCGGGCGGAGTTCCAGGCCTGGGCCGCGCCCATCGCCTTGCTGATCTCCGCCACCCAGCGCCAGTTCGGCAGCGCCTCGCCCTTGGAGGGGTAGGCCTTGCGGAAGCGCTGGACGATGCCGTCCTGCTGCACGAACGAGCCCTCGTCCTCGATGTGCGCGGAGGCCGGCAGCACCACGGTGGCCTGCGCGGTGAGGGAAGACTCGTTCATCGCCTGGGCGACGAACACCTCGGCCTTGGCCGCAGCCTGCGCGAAGGCCGCAGCGTCACCCGGCACCTCGGTGCCGATGGCGTACAGGCCCTTCACCTTGCCCGAGTTCAGCCCGGACACCAGGTCCTCGAAGGGCTTGAGCGTGAGGCCCAGTCCCTTGGCGATGAACTCCAGGCCCTTGCGGTTGGGGTTCTTGTCCGCCGTCATGAGGTAGTGGTCCGCGGCGCCCTGCGGACGGCCGCCCACGTACACCTCGGAGACACCCAGGGTGTTCTTGGCGAACGACAGGCCCGCGAGCAGGTCCTCGTTCGAGCACACCGGCGAGGCCAGCACCGCCAGCTGCTGGGTGCCCGCCAGGGGCTGCAGCTGCTGGGCGGCGGCCTTGGCGGCCTCCACGCGGGTGAGCGCGGGGGAGACGGTGTTCGGAGCCTGCGTGGCGCGGCGGCCCACCGAGGCGCTCAGCACGCGATCCAGGTTCAGGGCCTTGTACGAGAGCCGGCCCTGATCACACATCCAGCTCTTGTTGATCTGCTCGTTCTCGCGTGGGCGGAAGCGGTAGGTATCCTGGGACATCCAGTCCGCGTAGATGTTGCAGCCGCGCGAGCAGCCGGTGCACACGGACGGGGTGGCGGACAGGAACCACGCGCGGGCGCGGAAGCGGAAGTCCCGGCTGAGCAGCGCGCCCACCGGGCACACGTCCACGGTGTTGAGCGAGTAGTTGCTGTTGAGCTCGTTGCCCGGGAACACGTCGATCCGCTCGTGGCTGCCGCGGCCGAACACGCCCAGCTGCGGCTCCTTGGGGATCTCGTTCATGAAGCGCACGCAGCGGGTGCAGATGATGCAGCGCTCCTGATCCAGAACCACATGAGGTCCCAGCACCTTGCGCTTGTTCTTCAGGGCCTTGCCGCCCTCCAGGCGCGAGGGGCGGTAGTCGTACTTCATGTAGTAGTCCTGCAGCTTGCACTCACCGGCCTGGTCGCAGATGGAGCAGTCGACCGGGTGGTTCAGCAGCAGGAACTCCATCACCGAGCGCTGGTTCTCCTTCACCTTGGCCGTGGTGGTCTTCACCACCTGGCCCTCGGCCAGCGGCGTCTGGCACGCGGGCACCAGCTTGGGCGCGTTGGAGGCCTCGACGAGGCAGATGCGGCAGTTGGCCGCGATCGAGAGGCGCGGGTGGTAGCAGTAGAAGGGGATCTCCACGCCCGCCGACTTGGCGGCCTCGATCATGTTCGTCCCCGGCTTGGCGACGACTTCGATGCCGTCGATGGTGCAGGTGACGAAGCCCGGGTTCTTGGGCGGAGGCGGCTTGGGCGGGCCACCGGCGGGGCCCGGAGGCGGCTTGGGCGGCGTGGTGCTGCTGTGAGCCACGGGCGGGTTGTCCGCCTTGGGGCCCGCAGGCGGGTTGGAGGGCTCCGGGCCGATCTTCGCGGCCGGAGAGTTCGTGGGCGCGCCCGGCGGGGGCGGCTGCGCGTCACCCGTCGGCTTCTTGGTGTCGTTCTCGCTCACTGCTCGACCTCGCCGCCGATCATGTTGATCATGTCAAAGGTGGGAATGAGGTCCGCCAGCATCTTCCCCTCGATGATCTGAGGAATGGCGGAGAGGATGGGGAAGCCCGGCGCGCGGACGTGGACCTTGTAGGGCCGGCCGCCGCCGTCGCTCACCAGGTACCAGCCCAGCTCGCCGTTGGCCGCCTCGGTGCTGTCGTACACCTCGCCCGGCGGCACCGGGATGCCCTCCATCACCAGCTTGAAGTGCGACATGACACCTTCGATGGTGCCGTACACCTCGGGCTTGGGCGGCAGGGCGATGCGCCAGTCATCCACGATGATGGGGCCGCTGGGCAGCTTGGCCAGCGCCTGCCGGATGATGCGATCCGACTGCTTCATCTCCTCGAGCCGCATGATGTAGCGGTCGTAGTTGTCGCCGTGCGTGCCCACCGGCACATCGAAGTCCAGCTGGCTGTAGACCCAGTAGGGCTTGGCCTTGCGCACGTCGTAGTCCACGCCAGCGGCGCGCAGGCAGGGGCCGGTGAAGCCAAAGTCCAGGGCATCCTCGGCGGAGAGGAGGCCGGTGCCCTTCATGCGGTCCACGAAGATGCGGTTCTTCATCAGCAGCCCCTCGACCTCCACGAGGAGCTCCTGGATCTTGTCCAGGGACTTGATCGTCTTCGGGATCCACCCCTCGGGCAGGTCGCGGTTGAGGCCGCCCACGCGCCCGTAGCTGGTGGTGAGGCGCGCGCCGGTCAGCTCCGTCACGCGGTCCATGATGAGCTCACGGCCCTCGATGGCGTAGAGGAACGGAGCGAACCCGCCGAGCTCCAGCGCCGTGGCGCCCACGCACGTGAGGTGATCGTGCATGCGGTGCAGCTCGGAGGCGATCACGCGGATGTACTGGGCGCGCTCAGGGATCTCCAGGCCGATGAGCTTCTCCACGGCGTTGAGGAACCCGAAGTTGTTCATCATCGCCGAGTTGTAGTTGAGCCGGTCCGTGTACGGCAGACACTGCGTCCACGTGACGTTCTCGCAGCTCTTCTGGAAGCCTCGGTGGAGGAAGCCGATCTCCGGGTCGGCCTTGATGATCGTCTCTCCCTCCAGCTCCACCTTCATGCGCACGGTGCCGTGCATGGCGGGGTGAGAGGGGCCCATGTTGATGTACATCCGCTTGGGCTGGAGGTGAGCCTCCAGCTCCGACTCGTGGGCGTACGCGTCGGTGTCCGGGTTGGGCGCTTCAGGCTGCTTGGAAGGGTCCGACATGGAGGAGAGTCCTCGGAAGGCGAAAGGGGCCGGGGCTTCAGGAGAGGCCGCTGGTGCCGGGGCCGCGGAAGATGTCCTTGATGGGGCGCTCGGGGATCAGCGGCTGCCGGTCGCGCAGGGCGTAGTCCTTGCGCAGCGGGTGCCCCTGGAACTCGTCGTACATGAGGATGCGGCGCAGATCCGGATGGCCCACGAACTTGATGCCGTAGAAGTCGTAGGTGAGGCGCTCCCACCAGTTGGCGCCCTTGTAGAGAGGAACCAGCGAGGGCACCTCGGGAGTCGTCTCGGTGACGCGCACCTTGAGGCGCACGTGCTCGTTTCGCGTGAGCGAGTAGAGGATGTAGATGATCTCGAAGCGCGGATCGCTCTCGGCCAGGTGCAGCCGGTCCACGGCATCGATGGAGCCGAAGAGCTTGAAGTTCAGCTCCGGATCATTGCGGAGATACGCCGCCACCTTCGGCAGGTGCTGAGCATGGATGACGGCCCAGGCGCCGCCGGCCCTGTCGTCGTAGCGCTCCGCGACCGCCTCCGGAAGGTGGGCGGAGACCCTGTCCAACGCGAATGTGCTCAAAAGGGGGCCCCAATGGCAGAAGAATCCGCGGCTTTATAGGGAGGGCAGCCCGCAGCGTCAACGTAAAACCCCCAGCCATGTAGGGCACTTACGCGCGCTAGAAGCGAGGGGGCCTCAGGCGGCGGCGGAGGTGCCCCCAGGGCGGGCGGATCCGTGGGGCTCGGGAATGAAGAGCGAGACGGGCAGCGTCTTGCCGGGGACGGTGGCCGGGGGGGCCTCTCGCCAGAGGAAGGCCTCTCCCGCCTGCTCACGGGTCGTCCGGGACACCAGCACGGGGGCGCCCGCCGTCTTGGTGAGGCGCTCAATGCGGCTGGCCAGGTTCACGGTGTCGCCAATGGCGGTGTACTCCAGGCGCCGGGTGGAAGAGCCGATGTTGCCCAGCACCACGGGCCCAGTGTGGACACCTACACCCATTCGCAGGCCTGGCTCGCCCCGGGCGGCGCGCTCGGCGTTGACGGCCTCGAGCTCGGCCACCATGTCCAGGGCGCACTGCACGCCCCGCCGGGCATGCTCGGCATCCGCGATGGGAGCGCCGAAGTACACCATCAGTGCGTCGCCGATGAACTTGTCGAGCGTGCCGCCATGGCGGAATACCACCTCCACCATGCGCCCGTAGTACTCGTTGAGGATGGCCACCACCTGCTGGGGGGGCAGGCGCTCGCTGAGGGCGGTGAAGTCCCGGATGTCGGCGAACAGGAGCGTCACCTCGCGCAGCTCTGGGTGGGTCTTCGAGATGGCCAGATCCTGGAGCCGCTCGGCGACGGCAGGGGAGAAGTAGCGGCCGAGCCGGGCCCGCTTGAGCTCCTCGCGCGTGACGGCCGAGAGCAGGGCGCGGATGCGCAGCAGCAGGTGGGAGGCGCCCGCGGCGCTGGCTGCCAGGACGACCACGGCGGCCACCTGCGCGCCGATGGCGATGCCGGCCTGCTGTTGGAGCAGCACCTCCGTGATGGCCGCGACCCCGGTGACCGCCAAGGTCCCCAGGCGGCGCAGGGAGAGGGCGGACAGGAGGATGAGGCAGACGTAGATGCCCAGGGTGAAGCCCGCCACGCCGCCTGGGGAGGGGGAGAGGGGCAGTGACAGGGTCTGGAGCCAGAAGATGGCGGGGACGTCGACGAGGGCCAGCGTCATGCCGGACCAGCGCGCGATCCACTGGAAGTGGTAGACGCCGCCCAGGACGAGTGCGGTGACGGCCCAGTACGCAGCGAAGGGGGTGGAGTAGATGGCCCAGTCGGCGAGCCCGCGCAGGAAGCCCAGGTAGAGGGTGACGGCGAAGACGGCAGAGACGGCGAGGAAGCGCACCCACGACAGATGGAGCGCATTTCGCGCCCGCTCAGTGTCGAGTGCCCGCGAGAGGCTCTGCTCGGTAGTGGGCGCTGCCGCTTCCTTCATGACGCCGGGCGTCCCTCCCGCTGTCCGTGTCAGCCGCTGGCACACTGTGGCACGGGTTGGGCGACCGTGCACGTTGCGTACCTCCTAAGAGGGCTCGTCTGTCCGGTTGGTGAGCTTTTGGGAAACAGAACCAGGTGGGTAGGCTCAAGTAGGCTCAGGCGTGGCGAGTCTCGTACCCTTCGACGCCGCAGTCATCGCAGCCGAACGGGTAGGAGGCCTAATTCGGCTGACAGACAAAGGGCCGGTCTGGCCTGTGTTGCCTGCAGACGTAGCCCTCAATGCACGCGTGGGGATCCTTTGGATCACACGGGGGCCTGCACCGCCATGCGTCGCAGATCAATCCGTCCCTGCACGAGGGATAATCCTCACCACACCGTTCCAGGCACTCCATCCACGCCTTATCGGGACGGGCGGGCTCTCGGAGCACCACGCACTCGCCGCCTCGCGGACAGGGAGCTTGTTGGCACTGGGGGCCATAAACGTGCGCGCACACGGAGACGCCTTCCTCGTACCGGACGCAGTGCTGATCCTCTGGGCACCCGCGTGTCTCACACGTAGGCAAGCACACCGGCTCTGGCGCTGTGTCCGCGCAAAAGAAGCCAGCGGGACACGCTGCGGCATCCTCTGTCTTGCAGGGCCGAGCACACCACGGTTTGCGAAGGCCGCCGCAAATCAATCCCGGCGCGCAGGCATCGTCGCGGCTCTCCCCCAACACATAGCAGGGCTCCCCTTCCTGCCGAACGCCCAAGGGTACGCAGTACCGCACCAAGGGGCCGTCTTCCACCGTGGCGATGGTGTGGCAGACTTGGCCGTCGGGGCATTGCGAGTCTGCGGTGCACTGACTGTCGGTGCAGATCTGCCGCCTGTAGCGCAATTCGGTGACGCACCCGAGAGGAGGCTCACACGGCTGACCGGCCCCGCAGCTGCGGCGGTACGTTAGGAACTGCGCGCGCTCCTCTGAGGTCAGCATTGGGCTGATACGCCTGCCACCCGCGCCCTTTTCAGGAAGGGTGGGCCGTAGCACGCCGCCCAATAATATGGCGAGGGGCACTGGCAGCAGCAGACTGGCAAGAGTCGCCAGCAGGGGACGCCAGCTCACCCGCATGTCCTGATACACTCCGGCGTGTTTTCCTTACCGCCGCCGCAGAGCTCGTCGTACGTCTTCTGGTCGCAATATTTACGGACGAGTTCCAGGGTGTCCTGATGGACGGCTTTGGCGACACGACCCTCCTTGCCAAACTCTGAAGGACAGCCAGTCACCATCCAGAGCACCACCAGGAGCGTTCCTGCGTCACGCCAGCGCATCATCCCCTCCTGCGAGCACTGATGACCGTACCAAGAGTCAACGGACAGGGCCACGCTGCCGGAAACAGGTAACTCACGGCGGTAGGGGAGCCATGGCGGACGCAGGGCTTTTCAGGTACACGCGGCTCGTCGCCATGTCCGTCCGTGTTGCTCCCAGGCTCCTTCTCTGGACGCTCCTCGCCGCTCTCGTAGGCGCTGGGCTGGGGCTGGGGTTGTTTGCTCTGGAAACG encodes:
- a CDS encoding NuoI/complex I 23 kDa subunit family protein — protein: MGYKATQDPRTDVRERAYLPELLKGLGITARHFFRNLFGTRDTNTSVVDRKGTSLITTVEYPEEKIPYPPGYRGLHRLVPRDDGKPRCVACYMCATICPAQCIYIEAGEYEHADKEGESRVIEKYPTQFVIDELRCIVCGLCVEACPKDAIRMDTYEHTKPEYNRQGFVYDIPKLLKGPAVSHPSDPWNKREGSEEPHHVHKEAHTRIGEGLVQLKTPHAVGKGHEPKQLHAGTAPKHK
- a CDS encoding complex I subunit 1/NuoH family protein; translation: MARILTVLFAIGFIIGLLAAVVLGTYVVGGLAEQYLFTGASRLTNIIFLMLLFVMVIATLLTLAERKWSALMQDRIGPNRARIALPGLKNRSLAGLPFVAADSLKMLTKEAFRPENANKFLFNLGPLLAFGPVFALFAIVPAGPSVQVFGHNVDMVVATPDFGLLYLFAIASLAVYGTALAGWASNNKFALLGGVRASSQMISYEVALGLSLVGLMLAFSSVQLPSIVGALAAETGSEASGQARYLWQWTGGAAGEGFDFGLPTWGIILQPIGFIGFFAAAFAETKRAPFDVPEGESEIIGYFVEYSGMQFGLFMISEFVEVVVLSGVVAALFFGGYHLPFGGEWVASHLRDYPLVYATLMGTIFWIKVLLLCFLQLLIRWTFPRFRYDQIQTLGWKMLLPVGLANVFISGALVLWDPSLRYLALFGLFQIGVLVALTLSSKEMVKGEPGHGGGHGALGHGGGHDAHGLPGAAHGHALPAAGHASATLGGHAPAHAGAHTASTH
- a CDS encoding 2Fe-2S iron-sulfur cluster-binding protein: MSENDTKKPTGDAQPPPPGAPTNSPAAKIGPEPSNPPAGPKADNPPVAHSSTTPPKPPPGPAGGPPKPPPPKNPGFVTCTIDGIEVVAKPGTNMIEAAKSAGVEIPFYCYHPRLSIAANCRICLVEASNAPKLVPACQTPLAEGQVVKTTTAKVKENQRSVMEFLLLNHPVDCSICDQAGECKLQDYYMKYDYRPSRLEGGKALKNKRKVLGPHVVLDQERCIICTRCVRFMNEIPKEPQLGVFGRGSHERIDVFPGNELNSNYSLNTVDVCPVGALLSRDFRFRARAWFLSATPSVCTGCSRGCNIYADWMSQDTYRFRPRENEQINKSWMCDQGRLSYKALNLDRVLSASVGRRATQAPNTVSPALTRVEAAKAAAQQLQPLAGTQQLAVLASPVCSNEDLLAGLSFAKNTLGVSEVYVGGRPQGAADHYLMTADKNPNRKGLEFIAKGLGLTLKPFEDLVSGLNSGKVKGLYAIGTEVPGDAAAFAQAAAKAEVFVAQAMNESSLTAQATVVLPASAHIEDEGSFVQQDGIVQRFRKAYPSKGEALPNWRWVAEISKAMGAAQAWNSARDVFRELASKVAEFASFNWEQSSPPDREKPGINPIPTGADGRPPGYREFGTPRVRGI
- a CDS encoding CHASE2 domain-containing protein, translating into MQSRPVQSSGRRFLKRLGFALLQTAIFGSLIGGLVYVRVPRTQLDSEGAPQTVLTWLVGLIERPESLTYDARARALGESLQRQRLKDAQHPERVVVVTVDDDTLSNAQQSQHRELASYPWPREVMGGMTRRLVEEGASIVLIDTLFPELSPRGCFTQDPQAEGGSEEASDDELFRKGLSQDPGRSVLAFSWSVPRASPPSFQLWPYRARVGSHPGQADARTQAQQVLALQRPAFLIPSGDRVEVWAGVEDEREGQVLAAKLGSPPAPALVRERRSADDASRITPLDLFVSLAEVEVEGLDPSLLLKVRTLRHPVVQLLGSQSLLGSVTAFPDADGVVRGMLHLVNYEPREGEHHILPSQPLAAAMKLAGTRKLRYADGRLSVGDAYSFPMDETGYSLTRWEAGDAGRTAGASVFRTLRAWNILLNLFDLREGRPPRSAHDLEQRAVVLTNTSTYATEYRATPIGETTPRGAVLAQSLENILQSEGIVRAPPRMDLYLTMGMAFFGATIAFFFSRSFRSGFGAVLYFSSAVAALVAYYFVARYVFVEKQLWIAVAGPQFAMVATFLLTTVYTVRTEDEIRDFVNHALGRYVSPEVARLVTRDLSLLVHPERRPMTIFFCDIAGFTRLSEQMEPLRLVQFLNEYLTEMTLAVRASGGQVDKYIGDTVMAFWGAPVRTDRHAHLACDAFLKMHALVQERQEAWVKKYGQRILFRAGINSGDVVVGDMGTELKSNYTVFGDAVGLASWLEGCNKFYGTVALVGEATAQLARDAYVFREVDRVLVKNKPTPIRLHELLGRHGEISPRMQEQLGLYEQALTAYHQRRFNEALELFERCSSEYQDTVAAVYAGRCRRFLVSAPAEDWDGVYEVGEK
- a CDS encoding (2Fe-2S) ferredoxin domain-containing protein encodes the protein MKRYRLSVCKGMDCKGNGSDAVFAAAKEELAQRALVPRCEAYRGGCYGFCHMGPNVVIREDTGRKRDPLSPEDFQLMGWPGEVYYSRMTPEKMRRVVTEHIAEDKPIRELFGNPDEDP
- a CDS encoding M48 family metalloprotease is translated as MASTKSGRSDAVGRSRRRGASWVLGGVLAGALSACQAGNTPALLARAEQSLEESRGQLSRELDQRKGVGLMGASLTGCSLERRKAYELDAEQEATLGQAVAARQLALLGVEPLPTTEPVARYVDQLGQYLALVAAAVGNANGPDRASGPERALDNRPWPHAGYQFQVLPLEEPRASGSPGGIVFISTGFLRAMGSEEELAAVLSHELAHLQRGHGVEAIKAALCDYEARQESSAKLQSFNQRLKLQRQTAAAGSRTAEEAANLSREGFPEGLELEADRIAVRILLAAGYDARAFTGLLQRLNLEAPAKHPWRRTHPQPRERVAVVEERLKALGPSQAWPTPETVASRTQRFHEAMSVLPTPVAGPQSLLPPP